From a single Populus trichocarpa isolate Nisqually-1 chromosome 17, P.trichocarpa_v4.1, whole genome shotgun sequence genomic region:
- the LOC7482466 gene encoding binding partner of ACD11 1 isoform X1, with translation MYPGGYTAEVTSLSPKAEEKDVYEFFSHCGAIEHVEIIRSGEHACTAYVTFKDAYGLQTAILLSATTIVDQRVCITHWGTFVDEFDAWGSSSKDEGNTSSAGIPFNQFVSTPGEAVTVAQEVVKTMLSKGYILGKDAMVKAKAFDESHQVLATAAAKVSELSNRIGLTDKIYAGMETVKCVDEKYHVSEFTKSAASVTGTAAVSAATFTGKTAVAAANAVVNSTYFAKGALWVSGVLTQAAEAAADLGKKAST, from the exons ATGTATCCCGGTGGTTACACTGCTGAGGTTACAAGCTTATCTCCTAAAGCAGAAGAGAAGGATGTGTACGAATTTTTCTCTCACTGTGGTGCTATTGAGCATGTTGAAATCATCAG ATCCGGTGAACATGCTTGTACTGCATACGTAACATTTAAAGATGCCTACGGTCTTCAAACTGCTATCCTGCTCAGTGCAA cCACCATTGTAGATCAACGTGTTTGCATAACACACTGGGGAACTTTTGTGGATGAATTTGATGCTTGGGGAAGTTCATCAAAGGATGAAGGAAACACCAGCTCAGCG GGAATTCCCTTCAACCAGTTTGTTTCTACCCCTGGAGAAGCAGTAACTGTTGCTCAGGAAGTTGTTAAAACAATGTTATCCAAGGGATACATTTTGGGAAAAGATGCAATGGTCAAGGCCAAAGCTTTTGACGAATCTCATCAAGTCTTAGCTACCGCAGCTGCCAAGGTGTCCGAGCTAAGCAATAGAATCGGGCTCACTGACAAGATTTATGCAGGAATGGAAACTGTGAAATGCGTGGATGAGAAGTACCATGTTTCAGAATTCACCAAATCAGCTGCATCAGTTACTGGGACAGCAGCTGTTTCTGCAGCAACTTTTACAGGGAAAACAGCTGTAGCAGCTGCTAATGCTGTAGTCAACAGCACCTACTTTGCTAAGGGAGCTCTTTGGGTTTCAG